A region of Asterias amurensis chromosome 22, ASM3211899v1 DNA encodes the following proteins:
- the LOC139953881 gene encoding arylsulfatase B-like encodes MKTRLICILLSSFIQLAISIKPPHPHIVLIVADDLGWNDVSFHGSTQIPTPNIDKLANDGVILHNYYVMPLCTPTRSALLTGRHPIHLGLQHRTIAGAQPYGLGLNETLISQLLKLQGYKTHIVGKWHLGFFADEYLPLNRGFDSHLGYLLGHEDYWNHIAADEYEGFDFQRDSHIYTPVFGQYSTEIFTREVQSIITNHDPSQSLFLYLAHQAVHAGNGNNPMEAPDYYVKRFPNIQDKKRQIFAGMVSALDDSIGNITKHLVQSGLYENTVIIFTTDNGGAGEGYDQSVGCNWPLRGMKSTPWEGGVRGVGFVNSPLLEMPRRISHDLMHVSDWFPTMYRIAGGNVSALATKIYGMDMWDTVSRGETCPRSEILHNIDPIEKYAALRVGDYKLVVGDSDGGVWDGWFPPVGTSADKLSASQYEKKLSEKAPHARDSPVVTCPPIPLNASTSCQPFKDPCLFNINQDPCEFYNIADQNPDILGELLKRLQQLNATAVPPLNKDLMPDPRGDPRLHNGNWVPWVTLTDKGQVEKV; translated from the exons ATGAAGACTCGCCTCATCTGCATCCTGCTCTCCTCCTTCATCCAGCTGGCAATCTCCATCAAACCTCCACATCCGCACATCGTTCTTATTGTTGCTGATGACTTG GGCTGGAACGATGTGAGTTTTCATGGATCCACACAGATCCCCACGCCAAATATTGATAAATTAGCAAACGATGGAGTTATTCTGCATAACTATTATGTAATGCCGCTATGTACGCCTACGAGGTCAGCTCTATTGACAGGCAGACATCCCATACATCTTG GTCTGCAACACCGTACCATAGCTGGGGCTCAGCCTTACGGTCTCGGCCTTAACGAGACATTGATATCTCAACTGCTTAAACTACAGGGCTACAAGACACACATTGTAGGAAAg tgGCATCTAGGGTTCTTCGCTGATGAGTACCTCCCGTTAAATCGAGGATTCGACAGTCACCTTGGCTACCTGCTTGGTCATGAGGACTATTGGAATCATATAGCGGCAGAT GAATATGAAGGCTTTGATTTCCAGCGAGACAGTCACATCTACACGCCGGTCTTTGGTCAGTACTCCACAGAAATCTTTACCAGAGAAGTTCAGAGCATTATCACCAATCATGATCCATCCCAG TCTTTGTTCCTGTACTTGGCACATCAAGCAGTTCATGCTGGCAATGGGAACAACCCCATGGAGGCCCCAGACTACTATGTGAAACGCTTCCCAAATATCCAGGACAAGAAGAGACAGATATTCGCTG gtatGGTTTCAGCTTTAGACGACTCAATTGGAAACATCACCAAACATCTTGTCCAGTCTGGACTCTACGAAAACACTGTCATTATCTTTACTACGGACAATGGGGGCGCCGGTGAGGGTTACGACCAAAGCGTCGGTTGCAACTGGCCACTGAGGGGCATGAAGTCCACCCCGTGGGAGGGCGGAGTCAGGGGGGTGGGCTTCGTTAATAGCCCACTGCTGGAGATGCCTAGGCGTATCTCACATGACTTGATGCACGTCTCTGATTGGTTCCCAACCATGTATAGAATTGCTGGTGGAAACGTCAGCGCTTTGGCGACCAAAATCTACGGCATGGATATGTGGGACACTGTTTCGag AGGAGAGACGTGTCCAAGAAGCGAGATACTTCATAACATTGATCCCATTGAGAAATACGCAGCGTTGCGTGTCGGAGACTACAAGCTCGTCGTCGGTGACAGCGACGGTGGAGTTTGGGACGGTTGGTTCCCACCAGTCGGAACATCAGCAG ACAAACTCAGTGCTTCACAGTATGAAAAGAAGTTGTCCGAGAAGGCGCCTCACGCCAGAGATTCTCCAGTCGTTACTTGCCCACCAATCCCGTTGAATGCTTCTACAAGCTGCCAGCCATTTAAAGATCCTTGTCTTTTCAACATCAATCAAGACCCCTGTGAGTTCTACAATATCGCTGATCAAAACCCAG ATATTTTGGGTGAGCTTCTTAAGCGATTACAACAGTTAAATGCAACCGCCGTTCCACCGTTAAACAAAGACTTGATGCCAGACCCTAGAGGGGACCCAAGATTACACAACGGCAACTGGGTACCGTGGGTAACGCTAACTGATAAGGGTCAAGTTGAAAAAGTTTGA